CGACCCCGAGGGCTACTGCTACTCCATCGGCGTGATTCTGGACGGCACCGCCAGCGGCCGCGGCGACGGCAGCCGCGGGGCCCGCTACAACTCGGCCCTCCGCTACGTCGAAAGCTCGCGCTACCCCTGCCTGGCCGTGGTCGTGAGCGAGGATGGCCTGGTGAACGTGCTGACCTCGAAGCGCGAGGGCGGAGAGCGGTAGGCGCTGGGAAGTTCAGGGATTGGGTGCGGGCAAGCGGGTGGTTTGCTTTTTCTGCGCGTCATTTGGAAACGCGCCGGCCGTCGTGCCGGCGCCTTTTCCCATAACCATTCCGGCCGCCTTCATGCTTAATTCTACCGCCCGACTCGCGCTGCTCCTTTGCGGCTGGCTACTGCTGCCCATGGCCGGCCACGCCCAGGCCCACTACCCCGCCCCGGTAGAAGGCGACTTCGCGCTGCCCCAGTTCCGGTTTGCCAGCGGCGAAACGCTGCCGGTGCTGAACCTGCACTACACCACCGTGGGCCAGCCGCGCAAGGACCGCAGCGGCCGCGTCACGAACGCCGTGGTCATCATGCACGGCACTACGGGCGCAGGCAGCAGCTTTTTGAGCGACTTATTTGCGGGGCACCTGTTTGGGCCCGGGCAGCCGCTGGACGCGGCCAAGTACTACGTCATCCTGCCCGACGCCATCGGCCACGGCAAGTCCAGCAAGCCCAGCAACGGGCTGCGGATGCAGTTCCCGAAGTACACCTACGACGACATGGTGCTGGCCAACTACCGGCTGCTGACCGAAAAGCTGGGCGTGGCCCACCTGCGCCTGGTGATGGGCACGTCGATGGGCGGCATGGAAACCTGGGTGTGGGGCTACCAGTACCCCGGCTTCATGGATGCCCTGCTGCCCCTGGCCAGCCTGCCCGTCGAGATTGCGGGCCGCAACCGCATGCTGCGCAAAATGGCCATCGATATGATTGAAATGGACCCCGAGTGGAAGGGCGGGGCCTACACCACCGAGCCCAAAACGGGCCTCGCCGGGGCCGCGTCGTCGCTCATCTTCATGACCAGCAGCCCCAAGCAGATGCAACGGCTGGCCCCCACCCGCGCCCTGGCCGAAGCCGCCCTGGCCAAAACCGAAGCCAACCTCTACGCCGCGCTGGACGCCAACGACTTCATCTACCAGTTCGACGCCTCCCGCGACTACAACCCGGCCCCGCACCTGGCCGCCATCAAGGCGCCGCTGTTCGCCATCAATTCGGCCGACGACCAGGTGAACCCGCCCGAGCTGGGCATCCTGGACACCGAAATCAAAAAAGTAGCCAAGGGCCGCTACATCCTGCTGCCCATCACCGACCTCACCACCGGCCACGGCACGCACTCTAACCCCGCCATCTGGGGCAGCTACTTACAGGAACTGCTGGCCCTGACTGAAAAGCCCAAGCTGTAGGCCATCAGCACGCCAGGCCCCTACTTG
This genomic stretch from Hymenobacter sp. PAMC 26628 harbors:
- a CDS encoding alpha/beta fold hydrolase, with product MLNSTARLALLLCGWLLLPMAGHAQAHYPAPVEGDFALPQFRFASGETLPVLNLHYTTVGQPRKDRSGRVTNAVVIMHGTTGAGSSFLSDLFAGHLFGPGQPLDAAKYYVILPDAIGHGKSSKPSNGLRMQFPKYTYDDMVLANYRLLTEKLGVAHLRLVMGTSMGGMETWVWGYQYPGFMDALLPLASLPVEIAGRNRMLRKMAIDMIEMDPEWKGGAYTTEPKTGLAGAASSLIFMTSSPKQMQRLAPTRALAEAALAKTEANLYAALDANDFIYQFDASRDYNPAPHLAAIKAPLFAINSADDQVNPPELGILDTEIKKVAKGRYILLPITDLTTGHGTHSNPAIWGSYLQELLALTEKPKL